A window of Lagopus muta isolate bLagMut1 chromosome 16, bLagMut1 primary, whole genome shotgun sequence contains these coding sequences:
- the MMP9 gene encoding matrix metalloproteinase-9, with the protein MGLLLAPLALALLALCRAAPLHSKPQAVITFPGELLSAPSDVELAESYLLRFGYIQEAEAKRSSKHVSLAKALRRMQKQLGLEETGELDASTLEAMRAPRCGVPDVGGFLTFEGELKWDHMDLTYRVMNYSPDLDRAVIDDAFQRAFKVWSDVTPLTFTQIYSGEADIMIMFGSQEHGDGYPFDGKDGLLAHAFPPGNGIQGDAHFDDDEFWTLGTGLEVKTRYGNANGASCHFPFIFEGQSYSRCITEGRTDGMLWCATTASYDADKTYGFCPSELLYTNGGNSDGSPCVFPFIFDGTSYDTCTTDGRSDGYRWCATTANFDQDKKYGFCPNRDTAVIGGNSQGDPCVFPFTFLGQSYSTCTSQGRQDGKLWCATTSNYDTDKKWGFCPDRGYSIFLVAAHEFGHSLGLDHSSVREALMYPMYSYVQDFQLHEDDVQGIQYLYGRGSGPEPTPPAPLPTEEPQPMPTEAGSASTTEEEEEETPEPTAEPSPVDPSRDACIEKNFDAITEINGELHFFKNGKYWTHSSFWKSGTQGAFSIADSWPGLPAVIDAAFQDVLTKRVFFFAGQQFWVFSGKNAVGPRGIEKLGIGKEAGRITGALQRGRGKVLLFSGEHYWRLDVKVQTVDKGYPRATDDVFTGVPLDARNVFLYQDKYHFCRDSFYWRMTPRYQVDRVGYIVYDLLQCPQH; encoded by the exons ATGGGGCTGCTCCTGGCCCCGCTcgccctggcactgctggctcTCTGCCGCGCCGCCCCACTTCACAGCAAGCCTCAAGCGGTCATCACCTTCCCAGGGGAGCTGCTCAGCGCCCCATCAGACGTGGAGCTGGCGGAG AGCTATCTGCTGCGCTTCGGCTACATCCAGGAGGCAGAGGCAAAGAGGAGCAGCAAGCACGTGTCCCTGGCCAAAGCGCTGCGCAGGATGCAGAAGCAACTGGGGCTGGAGGAGACAGGGGAGCTGGATGCCAGCACCCTGGAGGCCATGCGAGCCCCCCGCTGTGGGGTGCCTGACGTGGGGGGTTTCCTCACCTTCGAGGGGGAGCTCAAATGGGACCATATGGACCTCACGTACCG GGTGATGAACTACTCCCCCGACCTGGACCGTGCTGTGATAGATGATGCCTTCCAGAGGGCGTTCAAGGTGTGGAGTGATGTCACTCCCCTCACCTTCACCCAGATTTACAGCGGCGAGGCGGACATCATGATCATGTTCGGCAGCCAAG AGCACGGTGACGGATACCCCTTTGATGGCAAGGACGGGCTCCTGGCCCACGCCTTTCCCCCGGGGAACGGGATTCAGGGCGATGCCCACTTCGATGATGATGAGTTCTGGACTCTGGGAACTGGCTTAG AGGTGAAGACCCGCTATGGGAACGCCAACGGGGCCAGCTGCCACTTCCCTTTCATCTTTGAGGGCCAATCCTACTCCCGGTGCATCACAGAAGGCCGCACAGACGGGATGCTGTGGTGTGCCACCACCGCCAGCTACGATGCTGACAAGACTTACGGCTTCTGCCCCAGCGAGC TGCTCTACACCAATGGTGGCAACAGCGATGGGTCTCCCTGCGTCTTCCCCTTCATCTTTGATGGCACCTCCTATGACACCTGCACCACGGACGGGCGCTCTGACGGCTACCGCTGGTGTGCCACCACAGCCAACTTTGACCAGGACAAGAAATACGGCTTCTGCCCCAACCGAG acacGGCAGTCATTGGTGGCAACTCCCAAGGGGACCCGTGTGTCTTCCCCTTCACCTTCCTGGGGCAGTCCTACAGCACGTGCACCAGTCAGGGCCGGCAGGATGGGAAGCTCTGGTGTGCCACCACCAGCAACTACGACACCGACAAGAAGTGGGGCTTCTGCCCGGACAGAG gtTACAGCATCTTCCTGGTGGCTGCCCACGAGTTTGGGCACTCTCTGGGGCTGGACCACTCCAGTGTGCGTGAGGCATTGATGTACCCCATGTACAGCTACGTGCAGGACTTCCAGCTGCATGAGGATGATGTCCAGGGCATCCAGTACCTCTATG GTCGTGGCTCTGGCCCTGAGCCCACCCCCCCAGCACCCTTGCCCACCGAGGAGCCCCAGCCCATGCCCACTGAAGCTGGCAGTGCCTCCACcacagaagaggaggaggaggagacgCCGGAGCCCACAGCTGAGCCCAGCCCCGTGGACCCCAGCCGGGATGCCTGCATAGAGAAGAACTTCGATGCcatcactgaaatcaatggagAGCTGCACTTCTTCAAGAATGG GAAATACTGGACCCACTCGTCCTTCTGGAAATCAGGCACTCAGGGCGCCTTCTCTATTGCTGACTCCTGGCCCGGCCTCCCGGCTGTCATCGACGCTGCGTTCCAAGATGTGCTCACCAAGAGGGTTTTCTTCTTCGCAG GGCAGCAGTTCTGGGTGTTCTCTGGCAAGAATGCAGTGGGCCCCCGTGGGATTGAGAAGTTGGGCATTGGGAAGGAGGCTGGGCGCATCACAGGGGCCCTGCAGCGGGGACGTGGCAAAGTGCTGCTCTTCAGTGGGGAGCACTACTGGAG GCTGGACGTGAAGGTCCAGACAGTGGATAAGGGCTACCCTCGTGCCACTGATGATGTCTTTACCGGTGTCCCCCTTGATGCACGTAACGTCTTCCTGTACCAAG ACAAGTACCACTTCTGCCGGGACAGCTTCTACTGGAGGATGACCCCACGTTACCAGGTGGACCGCGTGGGCTACATCGTATATGACCTCCTGCAGTGCCCCCAGCActag